The following are encoded in a window of Dysidea avara chromosome 4, odDysAvar1.4, whole genome shotgun sequence genomic DNA:
- the LOC136254696 gene encoding cathepsin B-like has translation MQAVEGSTINMLQVLLLLLALAAYGQCEFDTLSQEFFDYIESLNTTWKAGQNFPGKSIEDVKNLCGTLEPIPNDPLDPGFDSDPPLLDIDALPSSFDCRSKWPQCTSIINIIGDQDDCGSCWAFGSSSAINDRHCIYKGQQLQLSAQFLTTCCAPAYRYNGCGGAQLSTAYDCWRRYGLPTGGQYGSNYGCQPYTIKDCSHAKSNDTLSVPDCHDKQTSYTPPCSTSCRSGYPYTVSKDKHYGYSYYKVPPNWAAIASEIYLRGSVTLTYKVYEDFVSYKSGVYKYAYGKFIGYHAVKVFGWGYEGNVPYWLVSNSWGATWGDHGFFKILRGYNNCGIESSGMAGIPYY, from the exons ATGCAAGCAGTTGAAGGGAGTACAATCAATATGCTGCAAGTGCTGCTGTTACTTCTTGCCCTTGCTGCTTATGGCCAGTGTGAATTTGACACACTATCTCAGGAGTTCTTTGATTACATCGAAAGCCTCAATACCACCTGGAAAGCTGGACAAAACTTCCCTGGAAAGTCAATAGAAGATGTGAAGAACTTGTGTGGGACTTTGGAGCCAATTCCTAATGATCCTCTTGATCCAGGCTTTGATAGTGACCCTCCACTCTTGGATATCGATGCGCTTCCATCCAGTTTTGATTGCCGCAGTAAATGGCCTCAATGTACAAGTATTATTAATATAATTGGTGATCAGGATGATTGTGGAAGTTGTTGG GCATTTGGAAGCTCATCTGCTATTAATGATCGTCACTGTATTTATAAAGGACAACAACTCCAATTGTCAGCTCAATTTCTGACTACTTGTTGTGCACCTGCTTATCGCTATAATGG CTGTGGAGGAGCCCAACTTTCAACAGCATA TGATTGTTGGCGAAGATATGGTTTGCCTACTGGAGGTCAATATGGCAGCAACTATGGTTGTCAGCCATACACCATAAAGGATTGCTCACATGCAAAATCAAACGACACTCTGTCAGTGCCAGACTGTCATGATAAGCAAACTTCCTACACACCACCATGTTCTACTTCTTGCCGATCAG GATATCCGTATACAGTGTCAAAGGACAAGCACTATGGATACTCATATTATAAAGTACCTCCGAACTGGGCTGCCATTGCATCAGAAATTTATTTACGTGGATCTGTGACACTGACATATAAGGTGTATGAAGATTTTGTGTCATACAAGAGTG GTGTCTACAAGTATGCATATGGAAAATTCATTGGTTATCATGCAGTTAAAGTATTTGGATGGGGTTATGAAGGAAATGTTCCATACTG GCTTGTTTCCAATTCTTGGGGAGCTACTTGGGGTGATCATG GTTTTTTCAAGATACTCAGAGGTTACAACAATTGTGGAATAGAGTCAAGCGGAATGGCTGGAATACCTTACTACTAG